Genomic window (Juglans microcarpa x Juglans regia isolate MS1-56 chromosome 2S, Jm3101_v1.0, whole genome shotgun sequence):
TGACTGGACACTAGTTTGTCAACAACATGTGTCCGGGCCAGCTTGCACGCACCTCAACTAATCCCATGGGATCTTGAAGTTAACGACCACATAAACCTCTAGTGGCCCTAAGGGGACTCGAACTGGTGACTATTGGGGAATAAACCTAAGGCCGGACCAGCTGAGCTACCACTCAGGGTTATCTTTTATTGGCTTAAAGAGCCCAGAGcatgagaaaattataattataaaataagcaGGGTCAAAGGCTGCTTAAGATGGCCGTGATAGAATCGTTGGCTGAGACGCAGTATACGTGCATTTAAGCTTAGGAAATCTATATGAAGATAGACATTACGGACCATACCTTGAAATTGTGTATGAACCTTGAGACTCATCGATTCTGCAACAGCTTCAATAGTTGAGGTAATAAATTTTGCTGGTTTGCGAGAAACAAAACGAGTTTGCCGCTTAACATAATCCTGCCAGAGAACAATGACGTCCAAGAGAAAGGCACTTTTAAACTTTCATATTTAGTCATTCATGGTTATAGTCTAGCAACAAGCAGCCACAGCTCTcactttttccaaaatctagtcttcagtgaaaaagaaaaatagggaaCCCAAAATGTATACAAGAtttgaaacaagtaaataaaatcaTGACCATTTGGCTTCATAGAATCATTGGTATTCTGTAATTATACCATCCATCAGAATATACAGTGCACATTTGACAATCTAAATTATCTGAAAACTCGGCAAAATACAGAGAAAGCTGTCTGCACTTCAAGTCAAGAATATTCTGTAGAAAGATCAGAATCAGTAAGGCTTACTTTTAAGGTTTTAACATTGGTATAGCTATTATGCTGGAACCAAAGGCACAATGGACCCATGGAATGGTAGAATTAGAGAACTAGTCAAGGACTTCAATTTGAGACACATGGTCACATAAAATCTGGAATGATAATCCTACCTGCCCCCTGTCAAACAACACCGATAAATTCAACCCCTGCGATAGGGTAATCATTTTGAATGCATTCATCATCGAAGGACCCGCTTCATGATTTTCTAACTTCTCAGCAACATAGTTATCCTGTAATGTACCGATAGTTGCTAAGCATAAGTAGAAGGAAATGTAAATGCATAACAGTCTCCAAAGGCCCAAAGCTAAAGTTTAGTACTCTGAACTTAGTacaattatcaataaaatattataaacttgataaactactatatattttagtacttaaattataaaaacacaaCTCTCTTAAGTTCTGATAGAAATCTCTTAATTAAGCAAGAAAGAGTACATAGCAAAAGAGAAGCAATAGCAGACCTGAATATCATCAAAAACTGCACAAACATCATCCAAATTCACTTCCTCAACTTCTCTATGCTTTACAGGAACATAGTTTTTCCGAAACCATGGATCTTTTCTTATTCCTTCAATCTGAATGCGCTGCATTAAATGagtttcataaataaatttaagtgGCAACACTCTTCACCCATTCACCACCATGTTGACTTAAAGCATTAATATGATACCAAggaattttttccttttgttcatTTAGTAATACCCAGCATTACATATTCTTGGAGTAAGAAGCAAATAACACAAAGTAGCTCAACGAGTATTCAAATCTTAGAGTTATCACTATTACTGCATAACAGGCATTAGACCAATCACCTAAGTCGATTGTAAGAAAGAATCACCATCTAACAGATCCCAATAGTAGGAAAACATGTTTGAAATGAAAACCATTATCTACTAGATACCAAAAGTTATTGCAAACCTTACCCATCAAGTGAATCAGACCACTGAGAAGAAATTAGCACCAATGGATTTCCTAAAAGATTTATCATATTTACAAATGTacgcataaaataaaaataccaattCTGTTTTCTGCAGATAATGAAACATAGTACTGATTGTAGGATCTGAAGATGGTCAACAAAATACTTACTGTTTTAGGATTGGGATCAAGTATCTTATGTATCAATGACTTCACCCCGAAACAAAACCAAAACGGGCAAGAAAATTCTGCTGCATTTATCTACACATCAACCACAAGAGTAGTAACAAATGTTATCGTGATTCACGTGAAGTCTTCTgagtaataaaagaaaaaataggagGCTTTAGTAGCTAAGCCCTGTACATGAGAAGGAAGGCATGCCGTAGTGTCTTTATAGGTTACACTTATGATCGGCAACCTCCCGAGGACAACTTAAGCCAGTACACAGGAAAAGAGGTGGGGACAAGACAGCCCTTGTGACATACATATACGTACACAACTTAATACTGAGGGAAACAAATATGTTGAAAGTGTGGGCACTAAATGCTGTTGATTGTATAAATATAGCAGGATACATTTTTGAACGTGGGCAACTTAATTCAAATCTATTGAATTAATCCTGAGTAAAATTATGGCAGGAGACCTTTTTGTAAAGAGTTGGAAGGTTTGTCTCATCAAATGGCAGATAACCAGTCAATAAAACATAGAGGATGACTCCACATGACCATACATCAGAAGCTGCACCATCATAACCCTGGTTTCTGAGCACCTGTTAGGCAATTATTCAATGTAAGCatgtgaaataaaaaataagtatataatccctctcatatgaaaataaacaaatgaagaaATTGAACCACCTAAATTCTAGGATATGCAAACTTGTGGCAGATGCAAAGAAAAACTAgagaattttttaaagtaatcaCAGTTGCACACATGAAATTCAACAAATaccataataattataattccAAAAACTATTTAAAGAAAGATACAATTAAGCAGTGAGACAACAATGAGGAAAAGTAAAGGAATGAAGGGTGACTATGATAAGTGTCACACAGCAAATAAATTGGGCAAAAGACCAAGTAGAAAGCAACTAGAGGTCCAGACTATAAGATCCTTCAGCAAGTTAAAAAGGATCTTTTCCAGCTTCTGATGCAGCTCATTTTgttgaaatattcaaaatttccggggaagattttctttttaagtatttttattagCATTCAGCTAGATGGATGAATGTacagaaaataaacaattcagtaACATGCACATTTAGTGAGTTCCAGTATGAGTAACCATATACTAAGCAACAGAACTTGTTTTTCTCCCATAAGTATAGTTGTCTTATTTCTTCAAGAATAGATAAAGTTATTGatcaaaagttcaaaaccaGTCAACTAATAGACCACCATTCTGAGGGGCAAGAAAGTTAGGGTACTTTACCTTAAAAAGATTAATTCACCTAAAAAATATCACATATGTTCTCAAGATTATGGGAATGGGCATTCAAATTACCTTCAATTTTTACCAAAGAATTTCCAggtttaattttacaaattcttTGGCAGAATGTGGAGAATTTACCCACGCAGGTACTTCCAAAATCATATGCATTCCCATTCACATAAGTTAGAGAAAGCCTCAAGTGATCCACGTAAAACCctaacttaaataaaataaaataaatataaatctctttcaaattttaagcaAAAATTACTACTGATTCTCATTGGAAAGATGATGTGTggttattttacaaatatatacatacgCCTCCACAGTAGATTTTGTCTATCTGTCCAAGACTGTTAAAATGAAAGGATATAGCAATTAGCAAACACAATGACTTAAGTCAACTAAAACAAATTTGTGAAAGAGTCCGATGAAATAGCAAAGCATAGGAGGCACTTTCAACATTTATTGTTAATCTAAAAATTGGATTTACCTCTGGTGCAACATAGTTTGGGGTTCCACATGTTGTGCGGAGAAGGCCAATCCCCTGCTCATAAACATAAGCGTGCGGTTGAGAGAGACTGAGTAATGACTAAGAGAAATATGTGCATAGTTTAAACTTTTTGGGTAATTAATGCAAACATGCTCACTTCCTGGGGCAAAGCACTCAGTCCAAAGTCTGAAACCTTAATATTTCCACATGCATCAAGAAGAAGATTTTCAGGCTGTGCGTCATGAGGAAAGAAGGAAGGATATGTCAACCAGAAATGATATATCATGAAGTTACAATTGATGGAAAAACAAGTCCAGATGAACTATTGAAGGTACCTTTAGGTCTCTATGGTACACACCCTTATTGTGGCAATGAGCAACTGCATCTATAAGCTGTTGAAAGTATCGCCTGCATTCATTTTCAGGAAGCTTTCCCTGGTGAACCTACGAATCAAAATCAAGTGTAAAAATGCACATATCCTGCATAAAAAGATATGTGTAAGGAAAGCATAAAAGGTTATGCCATATGGAAAGTATTTGATTAGAGAAAGTCGAGAAATTGGAAGGCTTAAAAAAAGATTTGGTGACGCGAATATTGTCTTGCTTCAAATTTGCCAAGCAACCTAATTATATGAACTTTCATTCCTTATGAACATAAGAACAAGAGAAAccttacaattttatcaaatagcCGTCCTCCAGTTACAAACTcgagaattatatatatctttgtcgTGCTAGCCAAAACCTTCAAATTGATAATGGAgatgagaggagagaaaagggagagCTATCAATACCAtaaataacatgtaataaaaGTAGAGGAATGTCATAACATCAGTAGGCATCATATTTTAAAGACTACAAGCATACCTCATGCAGCCTTACTATATAGGGATGCCCAACAATCTTCATTATCGATATCTCTCTTTTAATCTGAAACCCAGTTCATGAAAAGGTTAGCCAAATCATCTACACAGAGGAGCAGGAAGTGGAAAACCAACTCCatcattattatcattatacCATATAAACACATACTAAAAGCACATTAGAGTATAATATGGTGACAGTTTAAACAAGACTGATGTCAGGGGCCCATGTAGTTGGGACAAAGGCTTTGTTTAGTTCAACAAAAAGCTGAGTCAAACCTTGCATCAAGTTTAACCACTGCTTTGCCTTTTCCTGCCCATCTCCAAGGACAAGGTGTCATGCACCAAATGGAACCAgacaattgagagagagagagagagagagagagagagagagatccaggTTCTACTTAATCTAATGTTTTCATGATCCCGTCACTGTCAAATATGTTCCCTCGTGGGTCACCTTCCTGAATACTCACCTATATGACAATGAGTACTGGAATAGATTCATAACTCAGGACAAGAAATATGAAGGTAGATTAGTAATAGAGAGGAAAGCATGGTAGTATGAGAAAGTTGTTAGGAAAAGGTTAAGAGCATCTTGCCAGTC
Coding sequences:
- the LOC121253295 gene encoding LOW QUALITY PROTEIN: CBL-interacting serine/threonine-protein kinase 24-like (The sequence of the model RefSeq protein was modified relative to this genomic sequence to represent the inferred CDS: inserted 2 bases in 1 codon), whose product is MKKVSRKVGKYEVGQTIGEGTFAKVKFARNTETGESVAMKVLARTTILKHKMVDQIKREISIMKIVGHPYIVRLHEVLASTTKIYIILEFVTGGRLFDKIVHQGKLPENECRRYFQQLIDAVAHCHNKGVYHRDLKPENLLLDACGNIKVSDFGLSALPQEGIGLLRTTCGTPNYVAPEVLRNQGYDGAASDVWSCGVILYVLLTGYLPFDETNLPTLYKKINAAEFSCPFWFCFGVKSLIHKILDPNPKTRIQIEGIRKDPWFRKNYVPVKHREVEEVNLDDVCAVFDDIQDYVKRQTRFVSRKPAKFITSTIEAVAESMSLKVHTXNFKTRLEGASANKAGQFAVVLDVFEVAPSLFMVDVRKAAGDTLEYHKFYKDLCAKLDNIIWKPTDGVASQSLY